In the genome of Hymenobacter taeanensis, one region contains:
- a CDS encoding TonB-dependent receptor — MRRNLYASVALVPMAVLSAHLGWAQGTTTSAMNGVITDKSGAGLPGATVIAVHTPTNTQYVAPTNSDGRFNLQNMRVGGPYTIRVTFVGYKESVRDNIFLTLGQNLRLDINLSESEQTLGEVVVSGRQDPVINAGRTGAATTVQREQIERLPTLNRSLNDFTRLTPQANGQSFGGRSSGFNNITVDGAIFNNAFGLQSTVGGQAGAQPISLDAIDQIQVSIAPYDVRQGSFTGAGINVVTRSGTNKFSGSIYGFYRDQDLVGKKVGDFKQAYPNFRLHNEGFRVGGPIIKDKLFFFVNAERERRNDPPTGNFTANRSETPPVSGSQTSQASARDLETLSNFLQQQYGYNAGAFENYKLRSNSDKATIKIDWNINQNNRFNIKYNYLKSYADIPPSTSGAINNQRSQSQFGLPFSSSYYTINNNLNSFIAELNSTLGGGKFSNNLTAGYSAFRDYRESSGGIFPLVDIGTSVGRSTSTAALNGINAANSLTSFGYEPFSAFNILNSDVFQVGDNFTAYLGKHNVTVGTYNEYYKFRNGFAPNYYGNYSFNSLEDFYASAGFSYDRATASYAPLAAGTSRPGPARYNLQYSALPGGEFPFADIKAAQLGLYLQDEWSPRNNLRVTYGVRADLPFLTSDLTQNTNAANLTFRDGVKINTGDVPKKNVLFSPRVGFNWDVMDNKKTQVRGGTGIFTGRVPFVWLSNQASNNGVQFGSYSLSGSNTVNPVTGTPSYFSSNVDAYRPQNATANTAYNLAVTDKNFKFPQVWRSNLAIDQQLIGGIIGTLEAFYTKDLNAVYHQNVNLPGSEEAPFARANGPDNRPIFYTFGAPQTGNNAGLVTATRNYQIYGSVPASQGGNTAARPNISDAILMKNTNKGYSYALTAQLQKSFNNGLYLSAAYTYSDSRSVNDGGSIAQSIWRDRSISGDPNAPALSYSNFLQQHRVIGSVSYRKEYLGHLGTTFSMFYEAAPAGRYSYVYSGDMNGDNQTSNDLMYVPRNQSEINLRDITLTAAQGGGVYSAAQQWADLDAFINQDKYLSGRRGQYAERNGAVRPWQNRLDVRLLQDVFTNIGENRNTLQLSLDIFNVGNLINSDWGVFQTANRVNPLTFDGYNAQGQPVFEYRYLTNPVGTAAGGVTTPAVPLTKTFRNDTGGLGSRWQGQIGLRYIFN, encoded by the coding sequence ATGAGACGCAATCTTTACGCCTCTGTGGCTTTAGTGCCAATGGCGGTTCTGTCGGCCCACCTCGGCTGGGCACAGGGCACCACTACGTCGGCTATGAACGGTGTTATCACCGACAAGTCGGGAGCTGGTTTGCCAGGTGCCACGGTTATTGCCGTGCACACCCCAACCAACACGCAGTACGTAGCGCCCACCAACTCAGATGGCCGCTTCAACCTGCAGAATATGCGCGTAGGTGGCCCGTACACTATCCGCGTGACGTTTGTGGGGTACAAGGAGTCAGTACGGGACAACATTTTCCTGACCCTCGGGCAGAACCTGCGTCTCGACATCAACCTGAGTGAGTCGGAGCAGACGCTGGGCGAAGTGGTCGTAAGCGGACGGCAGGACCCAGTTATTAATGCTGGCCGGACGGGTGCTGCTACTACGGTGCAGCGCGAGCAAATTGAGCGTTTGCCTACCCTAAACCGCTCACTGAACGACTTTACTCGCCTTACCCCTCAGGCCAACGGCCAGAGCTTTGGCGGGCGCAGCAGCGGCTTCAACAACATTACGGTTGATGGCGCTATTTTCAACAATGCCTTTGGCCTGCAATCAACGGTAGGTGGCCAGGCTGGTGCCCAGCCTATCTCGCTCGATGCCATTGATCAGATACAGGTGAGCATTGCCCCCTACGACGTTCGTCAGGGTTCGTTCACGGGTGCGGGTATCAACGTGGTAACCCGCTCGGGCACCAACAAATTCTCGGGCTCCATCTACGGCTTCTACCGCGACCAGGATCTGGTAGGCAAAAAAGTAGGTGATTTCAAGCAGGCTTACCCCAACTTCCGGCTGCACAACGAAGGCTTCCGCGTTGGTGGCCCCATCATCAAGGACAAGCTGTTCTTTTTCGTGAATGCGGAGCGCGAGCGTCGGAACGACCCGCCAACGGGTAACTTCACTGCCAACCGCTCCGAAACGCCTCCGGTTTCTGGCTCGCAGACTTCGCAAGCCTCAGCTCGTGACCTGGAAACGCTGAGCAACTTCCTGCAGCAGCAGTATGGCTACAATGCCGGTGCTTTCGAAAACTACAAGCTCCGCTCAAACAGCGACAAGGCCACAATCAAGATTGACTGGAACATTAACCAGAATAACCGTTTCAACATCAAGTACAACTACCTGAAGTCGTACGCGGATATTCCACCAAGCACGTCGGGCGCAATTAACAACCAACGCTCACAGTCGCAGTTCGGTCTGCCCTTCTCGTCGTCGTACTACACGATTAATAACAACCTGAACTCGTTCATTGCAGAGCTGAACAGCACCCTGGGTGGCGGTAAGTTCTCAAACAACCTGACGGCGGGTTACTCTGCTTTCCGTGATTACCGGGAGAGCAGCGGTGGTATTTTCCCGCTGGTTGACATTGGTACCAGCGTAGGGCGCAGCACTTCTACGGCAGCCCTGAATGGCATTAACGCCGCTAACTCGCTGACCTCATTTGGCTATGAACCCTTCTCGGCGTTCAACATTCTGAACTCCGACGTATTCCAGGTAGGTGACAACTTCACGGCCTACTTGGGCAAGCACAACGTGACGGTGGGTACTTATAATGAGTACTACAAGTTCCGGAACGGCTTTGCGCCAAACTACTACGGCAACTACTCCTTCAACTCCCTCGAAGACTTCTATGCTTCGGCGGGCTTCAGCTACGACCGTGCTACGGCTAGCTACGCACCGCTGGCGGCTGGTACTTCGCGCCCCGGCCCAGCGCGTTACAACTTACAATACTCTGCGCTGCCTGGAGGCGAGTTTCCCTTCGCCGACATTAAGGCAGCTCAGCTAGGCCTGTATCTGCAGGATGAATGGTCGCCGCGCAACAACCTGCGGGTAACCTACGGGGTACGTGCTGACCTGCCGTTCCTGACTTCAGACCTGACCCAAAACACTAACGCGGCCAACCTGACTTTCCGCGATGGAGTTAAAATCAACACCGGCGACGTTCCCAAGAAGAATGTGCTGTTCTCGCCCCGCGTTGGTTTCAACTGGGATGTGATGGACAACAAAAAGACCCAGGTACGTGGCGGTACCGGTATCTTCACGGGTCGGGTGCCCTTTGTATGGCTTTCCAACCAGGCCAGCAACAACGGCGTGCAGTTTGGCTCCTACAGCCTAAGCGGCTCCAACACTGTTAACCCAGTCACCGGCACGCCCTCCTACTTCAGTTCGAACGTAGATGCTTACCGCCCACAGAATGCTACGGCCAACACGGCCTATAACCTGGCAGTAACTGATAAGAATTTCAAATTCCCGCAGGTATGGCGCTCTAACCTAGCCATCGACCAGCAGCTGATTGGCGGCATCATTGGTACGCTGGAGGCGTTCTACACCAAGGACCTCAATGCTGTTTACCACCAGAACGTAAACCTGCCTGGCAGCGAGGAGGCTCCTTTTGCTCGGGCTAATGGCCCCGATAACCGGCCCATCTTCTACACGTTTGGGGCTCCCCAAACGGGCAACAACGCCGGCTTGGTCACTGCTACCCGCAACTACCAGATTTACGGCTCAGTGCCAGCTTCTCAGGGTGGCAATACGGCGGCTCGCCCTAACATCAGTGATGCCATCCTGATGAAGAACACCAACAAGGGCTATTCTTACGCCCTGACGGCGCAGCTGCAGAAGTCGTTCAATAACGGCCTCTACTTGAGCGCAGCTTATACCTACTCAGACTCCCGCTCGGTAAACGATGGTGGCTCAATTGCCCAGTCTATCTGGCGTGACCGCTCTATCTCGGGCGACCCGAACGCCCCAGCTTTGAGCTACTCCAACTTCCTGCAGCAGCACCGGGTTATTGGCTCAGTATCGTACCGCAAAGAGTATCTAGGCCACCTGGGCACCACTTTCTCGATGTTCTACGAGGCTGCTCCGGCGGGTCGTTACTCGTACGTGTACTCGGGTGATATGAACGGTGACAATCAGACCTCTAACGACCTGATGTACGTACCACGCAACCAGAGCGAAATTAACCTGCGTGATATCACGCTGACGGCAGCGCAAGGTGGTGGTGTCTATTCGGCTGCTCAGCAGTGGGCAGACCTAGATGCTTTCATCAACCAGGATAAGTACCTGAGTGGACGCCGTGGGCAGTACGCTGAGCGCAACGGTGCCGTACGCCCCTGGCAGAACCGCCTGGATGTACGCTTGCTGCAAGATGTGTTTACCAACATTGGTGAAAACCGCAACACGCTGCAGCTGAGCCTGGATATCTTCAACGTAGGAAACCTCATCAACAGCGACTGGGGAGTATTCCAGACGGCGAACCGCGTGAATCCGCTCACTTTCGACGGGTACAATGCGCAGGGTCAGCCCGTATTTGAGTACCGCTACCTCACAAACCCAGTTGGCACCGCTGCTGGGGGGGTAACTACTCCGGCCGTACCGCTCACCAAAACCTTCCGCAACGATACGGGTGGTCTTGGCTCACGTTGGCAGGGCCAGATTGGCCTGCGCTATATCTTCAACTAA
- a CDS encoding cyanophycinase produces MTIKTSAPKGRLLAIGGHEQRQTNKTEASDIDQSADFILERFVQELPAKKTVVVIPTASEEPAEAAQEYIEVFTALGIESVEVLNVQTREQTKAPEALDMINRADGILFTGGDQLRLTATFGGTALLKRITERYQQEPIVIAGTSAGAAAMSTPMIYQGRNDAGMLKDEIHITTGLQFLRDVAIDTHFVARGRIVRMAQIIATNPGCIGLGLEEDTAVFVTKGRELEVLGNGLVVLVDGHDCSGNTIAAIKPGEVFSIRDLRVHLLAKGECYSLPE; encoded by the coding sequence ATGACAATCAAAACTTCTGCTCCTAAAGGCCGCCTGCTGGCAATTGGAGGCCATGAACAACGCCAGACCAATAAGACAGAAGCCTCGGATATCGATCAATCTGCCGACTTTATTCTTGAACGTTTTGTACAGGAATTGCCCGCTAAAAAAACAGTAGTTGTAATTCCAACCGCTTCAGAAGAGCCCGCAGAGGCTGCTCAAGAGTATATAGAGGTGTTTACTGCGCTTGGTATTGAGAGCGTTGAAGTGTTGAACGTTCAGACTCGGGAGCAAACCAAAGCCCCTGAAGCGCTGGACATGATTAATCGGGCCGATGGCATTCTGTTTACCGGCGGCGACCAATTACGGCTAACCGCCACGTTTGGCGGTACCGCCCTGCTTAAGCGCATCACCGAGCGCTATCAGCAAGAGCCCATCGTAATTGCGGGTACCAGCGCCGGCGCTGCCGCCATGAGCACGCCCATGATTTATCAGGGCCGTAACGATGCCGGCATGCTCAAAGACGAAATTCATATCACCACCGGCTTGCAATTTCTCCGAGATGTTGCCATTGATACGCATTTTGTGGCCAGGGGGCGCATCGTCCGGATGGCTCAGATAATTGCCACCAATCCTGGGTGTATAGGCCTAGGCCTGGAAGAAGATACAGCCGTGTTCGTGACTAAAGGCCGCGAGCTGGAAGTATTAGGCAACGGCTTGGTGGTGCTCGTAGATGGGCATGACTGCAGCGGTAACACCATTGCTGCAATCAAGCCCGGTGAAGTATTCTCTATTCGTGACTTGCGGGTGCATTTGCTGGCTAAGGGAGAGTGTTATAGCCTGCCAGAATAG
- a CDS encoding bifunctional alpha,alpha-trehalose-phosphate synthase (UDP-forming)/trehalose-phosphatase: MSRTIIVSNRLPTKVQRTANGLTFQPSEGGLATGLGSIYRAADNVWIGWPGLVVSDPGEQQQVTQRLQADSMAPVFLTEREIQDYYEGFSNGTLWPTFHYFSEYALYEEVHWEAYVAVNRKFCEAVLELAGPDDTIWVHDYQLLLLPEMLRRERPSATIGFFLHIPFPSYELLRELPWGAELLEGMLGADLIGFHTFSYQRHFLSAVSHMLGYPNQSGQVETPSRLVLVDAFPMGIDFKQYAETANTEAVARQILAYREGFREGRIVLSIDRLDYTKGIAQRLRAFEGLLQRHPEWHGKVSLLMVVVPSRDQVAQYQSLKEEIDELVGRLNAQFSTMSWTPIHYFYRSFPFEELVALYRLADIALVTPVRDGMNLVAKEYIACRNDERGVLILSERAGAAHELSDALLINPTDTNHLVEALNEALLMPEEEQGRRMGHLRALVEQYDVFAWTKLFMDRLAYSKIKQHIYATDSLDQEARAQLQARYETANSRLLLLDYDGTLVRFESNPQRAQPDAELLRLLSSLADDPRNRVVIISGRDRATLEKWLGHLPVDFIAEHGVWLRRAREEWQLFQELRADWKPEVRLLMELYVRRTAGASIEEKDYSLAWHYRRVDADLGAVRARELLSHLSFITSNTELQVLEGSKVLEVKNAGINKGTAVARWLQPEPPEFILALGDGRTDEDTFKALPAEAYTIKVGNAARSLARYCVGDSDDVRSLLQSLLVIGEVEILA; this comes from the coding sequence ATGTCCCGAACGATTATTGTCTCTAACCGGCTCCCTACCAAGGTGCAGCGCACGGCTAACGGGCTCACATTTCAGCCCAGCGAAGGCGGATTAGCTACTGGCCTCGGCTCCATTTATCGGGCCGCCGATAACGTCTGGATTGGTTGGCCCGGCCTGGTCGTTAGTGATCCAGGTGAGCAGCAGCAAGTAACGCAACGCCTGCAAGCTGATAGTATGGCCCCTGTATTCCTTACTGAGCGCGAAATACAGGACTATTACGAAGGCTTCAGCAACGGCACTCTATGGCCTACCTTTCATTATTTCAGCGAGTACGCCCTGTATGAGGAGGTCCACTGGGAGGCTTACGTAGCTGTAAACAGAAAATTCTGCGAGGCAGTGCTGGAACTAGCCGGCCCCGATGATACTATCTGGGTGCACGACTATCAGCTGCTACTGCTGCCTGAAATGCTGCGCCGGGAGCGGCCAAGCGCAACCATTGGTTTCTTCCTGCACATCCCGTTTCCTTCTTATGAGCTACTGCGGGAGTTACCTTGGGGTGCCGAGTTGCTGGAGGGCATGTTAGGGGCCGATCTGATTGGGTTTCACACGTTCAGCTACCAACGGCACTTTCTTAGTGCTGTCTCGCATATGCTGGGCTACCCCAACCAAAGCGGACAGGTGGAAACGCCCTCCCGGCTTGTTTTGGTTGACGCGTTTCCCATGGGTATCGACTTTAAGCAGTATGCGGAAACAGCCAACACAGAGGCAGTGGCTCGGCAGATACTGGCCTACCGCGAGGGTTTCCGGGAAGGCAGGATCGTTCTCTCAATTGACCGGCTTGACTACACCAAAGGAATCGCGCAGCGCCTGCGTGCCTTCGAAGGCTTGCTGCAACGCCACCCAGAATGGCACGGAAAGGTTAGCCTACTGATGGTGGTGGTACCCTCCCGCGACCAGGTAGCCCAGTATCAGAGCCTGAAAGAAGAGATTGATGAGCTGGTAGGGCGCCTGAATGCACAGTTCAGCACCATGTCCTGGACGCCTATTCATTATTTCTACCGCTCCTTTCCTTTCGAAGAACTGGTAGCACTTTACCGTCTAGCCGACATTGCACTCGTAACGCCTGTGCGCGACGGCATGAACCTGGTAGCCAAAGAGTACATTGCCTGCAGAAATGATGAGCGCGGCGTACTCATCCTAAGTGAGCGGGCCGGAGCCGCCCATGAACTCTCCGACGCCTTACTTATCAACCCCACTGATACCAACCACTTAGTTGAGGCGCTGAATGAAGCGCTGCTGATGCCAGAGGAAGAACAAGGCCGGCGTATGGGCCATTTGCGGGCTCTGGTAGAGCAATATGATGTGTTTGCCTGGACCAAGTTATTTATGGACAGACTGGCCTACAGCAAGATCAAGCAGCATATTTACGCTACTGATTCACTTGATCAGGAGGCCAGAGCCCAGCTACAAGCACGTTATGAAACGGCCAACAGCAGACTACTCTTGCTGGATTACGATGGTACCTTGGTGCGCTTCGAGTCTAATCCGCAACGGGCCCAGCCTGATGCGGAACTGCTTCGACTGCTGAGCTCCTTGGCTGACGATCCGCGCAACCGCGTAGTTATCATCAGTGGCCGCGACCGGGCCACCCTGGAAAAGTGGCTAGGCCACTTGCCTGTTGATTTTATAGCAGAGCATGGCGTCTGGTTGCGGCGCGCGCGCGAGGAGTGGCAGCTGTTTCAGGAGCTCCGTGCCGACTGGAAACCAGAAGTGCGCCTCCTTATGGAGTTATATGTGCGCCGCACGGCTGGGGCTTCCATAGAAGAGAAGGACTATTCTCTAGCTTGGCACTACCGCCGGGTTGATGCCGACCTAGGAGCGGTTCGGGCCCGTGAACTGCTCAGCCACCTGTCTTTTATCACCTCCAATACTGAGTTGCAGGTGCTGGAAGGAAGTAAGGTGCTGGAGGTGAAAAATGCCGGCATAAACAAAGGCACCGCTGTAGCTCGGTGGCTCCAGCCAGAGCCACCAGAGTTTATTCTGGCCCTCGGCGACGGCCGTACCGATGAGGATACTTTTAAAGCACTGCCTGCTGAGGCCTACACTATAAAAGTGGGGAATGCCGCTAGGTCGTTGGCGCGTTACTGTGTGGGCGACTCAGACGATGTTCGCAGCTTATTACAAAGCCTGCTAGTTATAGGAGAAGTAGAAATACTGGCCTAG
- a CDS encoding TonB-dependent receptor — translation MNGVITDKSGAGLPGATVIAVHTPTNTQYVAPTNSEGRFNIQGMRVGGPYTVRVTFIGYADAIRENITLSLGQNQRLDINLSEATQQLNEVVVSGARDRVINSSRTGAETTVSREQIQRLPTLSRSLNDFTRLTPQANGGGSSSIGGSNNRYNNITIDGAVNNDVFGLAGSGTPGGQSGTTPIALDAIQEIQVVVAPYDVTLGNFTGGGVNAVTRSGTNEVQASIYGFGRNQNSVGKSVTEPRTKADEFYNYQTGARVGGALVRDKVFFFLNAEIARQSTPLSFEPGTSTSRFRTSALDSITSYVSSRYGYDVGEYGSINARRESNKIFGRLDFNLSQNHQLTVRHNYVKAFDDNISRSSTQIRFGNNAYKFNNVTNSSVAELNSVFGRFSNKLLLSYSRIRDTRGTSGGLFPTFEINDKGLRYTLGTERSSSANQLDQDIVEVTDNVTAAFGKHTITLGTHNEWFKFRNLFINNGNGYYQFNSLQNFYNGTSNRLQAAYPTADNGEAAFKAMQLGFYAQDQYSPVENLRLTLGARIDVPVFIDKPAYNADVEAQTAFAQYGKINTQNVPSGQVLFAPRVGFNWDVNNDQKIQVRGGTGIFTGRVPFVWISNSYTNSGVIQGSVDVNNPASTTNAAGQKVVLTDIGQFPTYYQNGAVKTTQINVLSDDFKLPQVWRSNLAVDFRLPGDIVATLEGIYSKTVNDIYYRDINLAAPVGRLAGADQRPVYSSVTASSNPSVAVRRIDPKFTNVYLLDNTNKGYRYNATAQLQKQFKNGLNTSVAYTYGKSKEINSGSSSTASSNFGFNQIQFDPNNPELGYSRNDQRHRVLATGGYTFHYAGDKLATGLSVVYEGLSGQPLTYLYNRDLNNDGSTGNDLIYIPRDVRDVNEIKLAASEGRTLAQVQDQLDAFINNDPYLRSHRGQYAERFAARLPWTHQIDMRLTQDFNFQAGGKKNTIQITFDVINVGNLVNKDWGHQYSVANSATELLSVVGTNAPNVQPTFTFPSAFATNNRSYDIAPFNSRWQGQLGVRYIFN, via the coding sequence ATGAACGGTGTTATCACCGACAAGTCGGGAGCGGGCCTACCAGGTGCTACGGTTATTGCCGTACACACCCCGACCAACACGCAGTACGTTGCCCCGACCAACTCGGAGGGCCGCTTCAACATTCAGGGCATGCGCGTAGGTGGTCCCTACACCGTGCGCGTAACCTTTATTGGTTATGCTGATGCAATCCGCGAAAACATTACGCTCTCACTAGGCCAGAACCAGCGCTTAGATATTAACCTGAGCGAAGCTACTCAGCAGTTGAACGAAGTAGTAGTAAGTGGCGCTCGTGACCGGGTAATTAACTCGAGCCGCACAGGTGCTGAAACCACGGTTAGCCGGGAGCAAATCCAGCGTCTGCCCACGCTGAGCCGCTCGCTAAACGACTTCACCCGCCTGACCCCACAAGCTAACGGTGGTGGCAGCAGCTCAATTGGTGGCTCTAACAACCGTTATAACAACATCACCATTGACGGCGCAGTTAACAACGACGTTTTTGGTTTGGCAGGCAGCGGCACCCCAGGTGGCCAGTCGGGCACTACTCCTATTGCCTTGGATGCTATCCAGGAGATTCAGGTAGTAGTTGCTCCGTATGACGTAACCCTGGGTAACTTCACTGGTGGTGGCGTTAACGCTGTTACCCGCTCCGGCACCAATGAAGTACAAGCCTCTATTTATGGCTTTGGGCGCAACCAGAATTCAGTTGGCAAAAGTGTAACGGAACCCCGTACCAAAGCCGATGAATTCTACAACTACCAGACGGGCGCTCGTGTTGGTGGTGCTTTGGTGCGAGATAAAGTCTTCTTTTTCCTGAACGCAGAAATTGCTCGTCAGAGCACTCCCCTCTCGTTCGAGCCTGGCACCTCCACTTCCCGCTTCCGTACCTCTGCGCTTGACTCTATTACCAGCTACGTAAGCTCGCGCTATGGCTACGACGTGGGGGAATATGGCAGCATCAATGCGCGCCGCGAGAGCAACAAGATTTTTGGGCGCTTAGACTTCAACTTGTCGCAGAACCATCAGCTCACGGTTCGCCATAACTATGTAAAGGCATTTGATGACAACATCTCGCGTTCTTCAACGCAGATACGCTTTGGCAACAATGCTTACAAGTTCAATAACGTTACGAACAGTTCTGTAGCAGAACTGAATAGCGTATTTGGTCGATTCTCCAACAAGCTGCTGTTGAGCTACTCGCGCATTCGCGATACTCGCGGCACTTCAGGCGGTCTGTTCCCTACCTTTGAAATCAACGACAAAGGCCTGCGTTATACTCTCGGCACCGAGCGTAGCTCATCAGCTAACCAGCTAGACCAGGACATTGTAGAGGTAACTGACAACGTAACGGCGGCTTTTGGTAAGCATACCATTACGTTGGGCACGCACAACGAGTGGTTCAAGTTCCGTAACCTGTTCATTAACAACGGCAACGGCTACTACCAGTTCAACTCACTGCAAAACTTTTACAACGGAACGTCAAACCGCTTGCAGGCTGCTTATCCAACGGCTGATAACGGCGAGGCTGCGTTCAAAGCTATGCAGTTGGGCTTCTATGCTCAGGATCAATATTCGCCCGTTGAAAACCTTCGTTTAACACTGGGAGCTCGTATTGACGTACCTGTATTCATTGATAAGCCTGCTTATAATGCTGACGTAGAGGCCCAGACGGCATTCGCACAGTACGGTAAAATCAACACCCAGAATGTACCTAGCGGCCAAGTGTTATTTGCTCCCCGTGTAGGTTTCAACTGGGATGTAAACAACGATCAGAAGATTCAGGTACGTGGCGGAACGGGTATTTTCACCGGTCGTGTACCTTTCGTATGGATTTCGAACAGCTACACTAACAGCGGTGTAATCCAGGGCTCGGTTGACGTGAACAACCCTGCTAGCACTACTAATGCTGCTGGTCAGAAAGTGGTACTGACTGACATTGGTCAGTTCCCTACATATTACCAGAATGGTGCTGTAAAAACGACGCAGATCAACGTTTTAAGCGACGATTTCAAACTGCCACAGGTATGGCGTTCCAACTTGGCTGTTGACTTCCGCCTGCCCGGTGATATCGTGGCTACCCTTGAAGGCATATACTCGAAAACCGTTAATGATATCTACTACAGAGATATCAACCTGGCTGCACCTGTTGGTCGTTTGGCTGGTGCTGATCAGCGTCCGGTGTATTCTTCAGTTACGGCTAGCTCTAACCCATCGGTAGCGGTTCGTCGGATTGATCCAAAGTTCACTAACGTTTACCTATTGGATAATACCAATAAAGGTTACCGTTACAATGCTACGGCTCAGTTACAGAAGCAATTCAAAAATGGCTTGAATACTTCGGTGGCCTATACGTACGGCAAGTCGAAGGAAATCAACAGCGGCTCTAGCAGCACTGCCTCGTCTAACTTTGGCTTCAACCAAATCCAGTTTGATCCAAACAACCCAGAGCTAGGTTACTCACGCAACGACCAGCGTCACCGCGTGTTGGCAACGGGTGGTTACACGTTCCATTATGCAGGCGACAAGCTGGCTACCGGCCTCTCCGTAGTATATGAAGGCTTGTCAGGTCAGCCATTGACTTACCTGTACAACCGCGACCTGAACAACGACGGTAGCACGGGCAACGACCTCATTTACATCCCACGTGATGTGCGTGACGTCAATGAGATTAAACTTGCTGCTTCAGAAGGGCGCACTTTAGCTCAAGTGCAGGATCAATTGGATGCTTTCATCAACAACGATCCTTATCTGCGTAGCCACCGTGGTCAGTATGCTGAGCGTTTTGCTGCACGGCTGCCTTGGACTCACCAGATTGACATGCGTCTGACGCAGGACTTCAACTTCCAGGCTGGTGGCAAGAAAAACACCATTCAGATTACCTTCGACGTTATCAACGTTGGTAACCTGGTGAACAAGGACTGGGGTCATCAGTATTCAGTAGCTAACAGCGCTACGGAACTCCTGTCGGTAGTTGGAACGAATGCTCCGAACGTACAGCCTACGTTTACTTTCCCTAGCGCATTTGCCACTAACAACCGCTCCTACGACATTGCTCCTTTCAACTCACGTTGGCAGGGTCAGTTGGGTGTGCGTTACATCTTCAACTAA
- a CDS encoding C40 family peptidase has product MARIKATERRRGIAPHSKAKTKLATTRGKSKVVVKRPSARPLPANMKREIASVIETARSFEGTPYKFGGTTRLGMDCSGLLFMSFAAINVTIPRSSNEQALWGEPVKPQNLQPGDLVFFGGSPGSSTITHVGLVTEASDESVHFIHASSSLGVIENALETDYYLSRFIKAVRPRL; this is encoded by the coding sequence ATGGCCCGAATTAAGGCCACGGAACGCCGGCGCGGTATAGCACCTCATAGCAAGGCCAAGACCAAGCTAGCCACTACCAGAGGTAAAAGCAAGGTAGTAGTAAAGAGGCCTAGCGCCCGGCCGCTGCCCGCTAACATGAAGCGCGAAATTGCTTCCGTGATTGAAACAGCCCGCTCCTTTGAGGGAACCCCCTATAAATTTGGCGGTACTACCCGGCTAGGGATGGACTGCTCGGGGCTGCTGTTCATGTCGTTTGCGGCCATTAACGTAACCATTCCGCGCTCCAGCAATGAGCAAGCGTTGTGGGGTGAACCAGTTAAGCCACAAAATTTACAGCCGGGCGATTTGGTATTTTTCGGAGGTTCGCCGGGTAGTTCTACTATAACTCACGTAGGCCTGGTTACAGAAGCCTCCGACGAAAGTGTGCATTTCATTCACGCTTCCAGCTCTTTAGGTGTAATTGAGAATGCTCTGGAGACTGATTACTACCTCAGCAGATTCATTAAAGCAGTACGACCTAGGTTGTGA